ttattcatcctggatgaaccattcccgttattcatccttaacacattggtgaaccattcccgttattcaccgtatgatgaaccattcccgttattcatcattaacacattggtgaaccattcccgttattcaccaaaagatgcacaggtgaaccattcccgttattcacccgattgatgcaatatggttagccaaacatcaaatcgtcctcaccacacaagcatttagctcaaacccaatctcaaaacaacccaagagttagtgtcggtcaatacaacacaactcggagtaagtgtcggtcaatacaacacaactccacccacaaaagcacacaagggtctagtgtcggtcaatacaacacagcccaatcAACAAGATCACCCCAAGATCagagccagagtcagtgtcggtcaatacaacacgactcggagttagtgtcggtcaatacaacacaactcccgcCACAAAACCCACCAACAAAGctcagagtctgtgccggtcaatacagcactactcgaacaacactcccaagagtactaaagtactcggtgactttcaatcatcaccatagctcaccttagtggctttccccaattccaaaactctccaaacccaccacaaagtcgacttttccccgtctttcgcaatcattttctcctttaattctcctatgattattcatttagtaaaaacgtttcgaattgaattagtcaggttatgagtttatttctcaaagtctaagtctcccaaagtctctggttttcgaaagtctaatcattctaagttttccaaaaacccaccaaaagaagttttctcggggaaagtctaagtatttcaacgaataccaacgaatggctaagtcacAAACCtcacgtttgaacttgcctagggttgttcatccaacccgaaatatcaaagatcaccagatcaaggaatctccactccgaagttgcgtcaaaacgcaccatccaacaatatcacaatatcacaagttatggaaaagcatcatcacatcaactcatcatcataaacaacatcaaataaagcataagtcgaatttatcgacgcctatcatgcaatcatagctaatatagtaagttgccctaacctcgagctgatccagcttcgaagTCACAAGCTtcttcactcaagtgctctgcaccttccaaagttccttcaactgaacctcggagaaaaacaaagcagaatcctaacaaaatcgattagttcgatcgcaaaacaatacataaacgatagacaaagcattaaagcttcagaatacgacaatcgagtatgaaaagacaagttttcgaaaccgaaaaactccccccctaaaGGACATAGCCCACGGCCTCAatggaaaaagggcttcggctctttttctttgatcaaatcaattcacaaggtagttttagggtaaaactaaggcaaagaaactgtcagaacaattttcggacaaacgggtcgaaatacgactacgcaggggcattttggtccaaaataaaggctcaaaacttcaaagttatcagttctgaaaacagatttgacagcattgatcctcatgacatccgtgacaacaaatcctaaaggcacgaagtcagattacagcttttcgacgataaagtttcgaaatgtgcgactaaaggggttttgaaacagtttttcagatcctggacagctcgatcgcaatcggcgtttactgacagaggttttggACTCTTGGGAatgtaaggaacataacccaaccaagaaatcaaagaaatcggacaattttagaaaaaaactcaaaactgtgagcacagaaacgacttcagaaacgcaacagaaacagtaatcagagataggattcatgctagttacctcaatacctagaagtagggacgaactgcacgaagattggtcaagttttcgcgaaaatctcctcccccttgctctccacgaaattcagccccaataggaagaaaatgaaggaatttttgctttttgagatATTTATAGGccggcgaaatcgcgggaaaatgaaaatttcgcgattccgatttttgcagcacgatcaccgtggaattctaagagagattttggcgtcagaattccagaactcaaaacaaacatctatgatttgggaaaaacgatatcgaaaatctcaaaagcggtgtaagttaaatctgccccgaaaaactactttttgctgtgatcgccggacgacaaaacttccttctgaagaaagattggaaatgtcgaaacaaatctgacaCCACGGACGGAAAGTCcattagaagtcccgaatagaaaaagtcttcatccatcgctcgaatctagggtttcgaagcaaagaaattagcgtcggcgaacttccgagaagtgaatactatagtgcgtacagtccagagttccgaaatgaaacgctggtcgaaggaaaaataaagagaatctttaaattttccaaggattcgaaaactcgcttaaaacgttgctctagaagcgaaaaactctattctggacacgctcgccataaggcaggtgtgcagacgactcgcactaacccCGAAAGCAACTATGCAAcgttcctcaagcaattcctgaactttcttcttcattaatctttctcaaatatcaaactcctgtcacgcttacactgattctacgcgtgagtcggaaattagcttgttctgaaaatccaggtcttacactttttctattcgggacttctaacgaagattccgttcgCGCTACCAGATTTATTTCGaaatttccaacctttcttcagaaggaagttttgtcgtccggcgatcacagcaaaaagtagtttttcgggcgagatttaacttacaccgcttttgagattttagatatcgtttttcccatatgtcagagatttattttgagttctggaattctgtcaccagaatctctcttagaattctcaggtgaacgtgctgcaaaaatcggaatcgcgaaattttcattttcccgcgatttcacctgcctataaatagccaaaagttcaaaatatcttctcatttcTTTCTCTTGAGGCCGTGGatggaggagaggagagggagaggagattttcgcgaaaactcgaccgatcttcgtgcagttcgtccctacttcgaggtactgaggtaactagcttgattcttacctctgattactgtttcttctgcgtttctgaagtcgtttctgtgctcacagttttgagctttttgtaaaactgtccgttttctctgatttcttgcttgggttatcttccctacgttcccaagagtctaaaacctctgtcagtaatcgccgattgtgatcgagttgtccaagatctgaaaaactgattcaaaaccctttttgctcacatttcgaaactttattgtcgaaaattcgtaatctgacttcgtgcctttaggattagttgttacatatgtcgtgaggatcattgctgtcaaatttgtttttcgatctgataactttgaggttttgagcttttattttggaccaaaatgcccctggatagccgtatttcgacccgattgtccgaaaattgttccgacagtttctttgccttagttttaccctaaaactaccttgtaaacagatttgatcgaagaaaaagagccggagctcttttctccttatggccgtgggctattcctttagggggggaagtttttcgttttcgaaaacttgtcttttcgtacccgattgtcgtattctgaagctttaatgctttgtctaacgcttatgtgttgttttgtgatcgagctaatcgattttgtttggattctgctttgttttctccgaggttcagttgaaggaactttaggaacttcaaagcaattgagtgaaggagcctttgcttgtgatttcgaagctggatcagctcaaggttagggcaacttacatatttagctatgatttcatgataggcgtcaataaattcgacttatgctttatctgatgttgtttataatgatgatttattgttatgattgttttcataacttatgatattgatgatgtgttgaattgtgcgttttgacgcgatttcggagtggagattcattaatctggtgatctttgatatttcgggttggatgaacaaccctaggcaagttcaaacgaggggtttgagacttagccatttgttgggattcgtttgaaagacttagactttccccgggaaacttcttttgggtggtttgtatttggaaaacttagattgattagaattttgaaaactagagactttgggagacttagatttgagaaataaactcataacctcaCTAATCCAactcgaaacgtttttactaaacgaataattatagggaacctaaaggtgAAAATAATTTCGAAAGACGGGGAGAactcgacttttgttgtgggttttggagagattgggggaagccactgaggtgagctaaagtgacgattgaaagtcaccgagtaccttagtactcttgttattcgagtggtgttgtattgaccgacgccaactctgggttttgggtgttggagccgtgttgtattgaccgacacttagtgctcttgttgtttgggctgtgttgtattgaccgacactagacccttgtgtattcttgttgagggagttgtgttgtattgaccgacactaactccgagttgtgttgtattgaccgacactaactcattaggttgtttgagtttgggtttgagctaaacacttacgtggtaaggacgattcgttgtttggctaaccatattgcatcaatcgggtgaataacgggaatggttcaccaaggatgaataacgggaatggttcatccaggatgaataacgggaatggttcatccatagtgaagaacgggaatgcttcacttgtggcgaacgggaacgcgtcacaaatccggatcatgattgcatatcacgcatacattcattctgacttgaactGTGTGATGTTtgattattgaagcattgttagagccataacatgctaggattgtttatatatatatatatatatatatatatatatatatatatatatcaacatatatatcgataccccatatcacatgttgagtgtatatctacttatttctgtgagttgaccctagcgccttggctttggttgcatgtttgtgtttgggcggtcagcctgctgccagatgtcgatggccgactggtttcgatggtctctccctcggagGGGATCAGGTTTAagatggaggaccggactgacgagtgtggacgtctgacgataggagttctacgacgcatggagctgagcttcaacttgccaacctCAGTTCGCTGTGTTCTTGGTTCTGGGAGgataggtttaggcaggcgtcatgttgtgtgtagagctctgattcgttttgcttttgggacagggtaggttcccgacgcatgactttttgtgtggttctcttactgaggaatcacagtgagtcagtcggaccataggggtctttgcttaggccattttgaggccgtctttctcttggatagtggtatatttgatgcttttgcgtacagttctggtttgtatatattcgcctacgggcatgctaccttggagtcactgcgtgtgcgcgtgacgggagagtgcagctgaggctgtacatttgtatatgtttgtttatcggttagttagtcgttgggttatgtctttactttctattgctttgtttaaaaggaatcaatcgaaaaaaaaattacctgctttccgcgtaaagtttatttttggttactaaagtggcacccggaaatcggggtgttacatagcTCACCCACAGTCGCGGCTGCTGCTGCcttgggatcgggtacagtGCCCGTAGTCCCCACTGTGAGGACTGATGCAGTCATCGACCTGATCGTCGTGGATTCGGACTCAGACGACGATCACGGTGGTGCGTAGTTGGGGGTGGTGTATAGTACTCCTTTTGtagggattagggtaggagtagcgtcgaggctctgatcttcagttgttctcattttggggcagggtaggtccccggcctttagctttttgtgtggttctctttacgggagtcacagggagttggtcggatctaggaggtcttcgggctgttttgggctgacctactttcttttggaggactgtattccgAATACTGACCTTAGATTTTGTGTTGTACATATTTGTCGTCAGGCACTAcattcccgtcactggaggttactcgtgacgtggctgcGGTTTTACTGTGAGGTGTacgtatatatatattgtacattagtcttgtttatattctGTCGATGTTTCATTGATTCGGCAAGTCTTCATTTATTTAAAACAACTAtcgatcgaaaaaaaatattcactttTTTCTGCTTTTATTCACTTttgggttactaaagtgacgccaccgaaatcggggtgttacactaggCTCGATCGCCAATAGGCCTGTGGTGGTTGCACTTATGTCCCGTTTCTCGCCGCGCCACTCACTATCCGTTTGGGCAACGGGCCCGCTCTTTTCCGCttcccagggtccctcgccctgACTCCTTCTTGACTTCGCCCCATTTCCTCTTTCGCCAGCTTTCCCTTCTTGTCCATCCAAGTCACTCTGGCTCCGCTTTGCCTGGTGTTCCTGCTTGCCTGCAATTATCCCGATCTCATGACACCTGTGTCCATCGCCAGCCCCTGTCCTACCGTACAAGTTACGACAATGATCATGGCATTTCCTCGCCCTCCTTTGGTCTATCTCTATTTTCCCTATCCTTCCGCAGATTAGCGGGTACTTCACCGCGAGGTGGGCCGTAGATATTACTGCTTGGAGGCGATTCAAAGTGCCTCGCCCtatgatgacgttataagtTGCTACAACCTGTAGGACCAGGTATATTATCCTCAAAAGCTCGGCGTCTTCGCCTATCCCAAAGATTGTGTCCAACTGCACATAGCCGCGTACCCGAACTTGCTTTCCCGAAAAGCCTACCAAGTGTCTTGTGTATGGCTTCAAATCCTTGTCTGTTAACCCTAACTGTTCAAACACGTCCCCGTAGATTATATTCGCCGAACTGCCTTGATCCAAGAGCACCCTCTGCATATTGAAACCGTTAATTCTTACCATTACTACCATCGAatcatcttcatgaggcttgattccctcaaaatctgcgCTTGACATCACTATATCTGGGTGTGGGCATCCAAATTGAGCTGGGTACACCTGTATCGACGTTGTCTCCCCTTCTTGCCTTCGTCCCGCTATTGACATGCTGTCGCCATCCTCGCATCTCACGGCAATTACGTTGGCCGTTTCCATCATTCCTTCGTCCTTCCCGCTGTCAAACTCCTCAGTCTTTTTCCTCATCATCACCTGCGGTTGTCTCGCCCTGATTAGCTGCCTGATTTGACCCTTAAGCCTTAAACAGTCGGTTGTGTCGTGGCCTTCTAAGTtgtggtattcacaccacttgggTTGATCATCCTCTCTGCACTCTGGGTCCATTTTGCGATCATCTTCTTTGTTTAAGCCGTCAATTTCTGCTTTCAAGTGTAGTTCCGTCAACTCCTTATCTGAGCGCCGACCCACTCTAGCCGTTCGCCGAGAACTCCAGTGTCCGACGCTTTTCCTTCCCGCGCTAGATTGTCTTCCCTCGCCTTTCCTAGCAAGCCAGTCAGCTTTTCTAACCTTCTTCTCGTAGCTCGCTTCCTCATCCTTTATCCGTTTTCTTGCCAGCGTTACTCTCGTCGCCCTCCCCCGCTTCCTCTTGTGTGCTTCAGTCTCTTCTTCCAAAATGTATCCTTGTGCTTGAGCTCGGACTTTCGCCATTGAGCACGCCCGCTCCCTACGCAATTCGCAACTAAACTTTCCCCGAGATAAACCGCTTTTGAGAGCGCCCACGCATATGCGTGGCTCTAGTTCCTCAAACCTCGCGAATTCGGCATTGTAACGCTTAATATATTGTTTCAAGGTTTCACGCTCCAGCTGCCGAATATCAAACAAGTCATCAACCGTTCTTGCGGAGAAATGGTtaaggaattttgatgagaagtcaCGAAACTTGGCTAGGGATCCTTGATGCAGGGTCATAAACCAGTTCCTAGCCACTCCTCGGAATGTCGATGGGAATACTCTACATTTTACTGCGTCGGAAACCGCGCGCGTCGCCATCTCTgcattgaaatgaagcaaatgaccTTTTGGATCGGTGCTTCCATCGTACGTTCCCAACGCGAGGTGCGTCATACCGTCCGGCACATTCACCTCTTGTACGGCCGCCGAGAAAGGTTTGATCTCA
This portion of the Lotus japonicus ecotype B-129 chromosome 3, LjGifu_v1.2 genome encodes:
- the LOC130744520 gene encoding uncharacterized protein LOC130744520, translated to MTHLALGTYDGSTDPKGHLLHFNAEMATRAVSDAVKCRVFPSTFRGVARNWFMTLHQGSLAKFRDFSSKFLNHFSARTVDDLFDIRQLERETLKQYIKRYNAEFARFEELEPRICVGALKSGLSRGKFSCELRRERACSMAKVRAQAQGYILEEETEAHKRKRGRATRVTLARKRIKDEEASYEKKVRKADWLARKGEGRQSSAGRKSVGHWSSRRTARVGRRSDKELTELHLKAEIDGLNKEDDRKMDPECREDDQPKWCEYHNLEGHDTTDCLRLKGQIRQLIRARQPQVMMRKKTEEFDSGKDEGMMETANVIAVRCEDGDSMSIAGRRQEGETTSIQVYPAQFGCPHPDIVMSSADFEGIKPHEDDSMVVMVRINGFNMQRVLLDQGSSANIIYGDVFEQLGLTDKDLKPYTRHLVGFSGKQVRVRGYVQLDTIFGIGEDAELLRIIYLVLQVVATYNVIIGRGTLNRLQAVISTAHLAVKYPLICGRIGKIEIDQRRARKCHDHCRNLYGRTGAGDGHRCHEIGIIAGKQEHQAKRSQSDLDGQEGKAGERGNGAKSRRSQGEGPWEAEKSGPVAQTDSEWRGEKRDISATTTGLLAIEPSVTPRFRWRHFSNPKVNKSRKK